The following is a genomic window from Bacteroidia bacterium.
GATGCTTCGGCGGGCAGGCAATCGTCAATCGTACGTCGTAACTCGATATCCTCTCCATCCATACCACGCGATGTAGCCATAGGCGGCCATGGGAACAACAAAGGATGCGTGTACGCCGAAGGTGTCCGCAGCGACGCCTTGCAAAACCGGAAGAATCGCTCCGCCGACAATGGCCATGACCAGCAGGGAGGAGGCCTGACTGGTATCCTTCCCGAGTTTCGCGATGGCGAGTGTGAAGATGTTCGACCACATGATGGAGTTGAACAGACCGACCCCGATTACCGTCCACATTGCAACGCTGCCGGTGCTCAGCAGGGTGATTGCGAGCAGCACGACCGCGATGAGGGCGAAGAGCATGAGCGTGTGCGCGGGACGGCCTTGCCCGACGAAAAAGCCGATAAGCCCGGTGACGAGGAAAATGCTGTACACCGACGCGATACCCCACCCCTTCAGAGCGGCGATGATGAAAAACGCCGCAAACGGAATCGCCACCATGACCGCGTACTTCCACTCGCTGCGTACCCCGCTCAGGGAGATGGCACCGAGAAAACGCCCGATCATTAAGCCGCCCCAGTAAAAGGCGACATAGGTGCTGGCCTGCGCGGGAGCGAGCCCGGCGATTTCCTGCAGCCCGAGGTAGCTGATCATGATGCTGCCAATACTGACTTCCGCGCCGACGTACATGAAAATCGCTATCATGCCGAATACCGTGTGCCGGTGCCGTAAAGCCCCCGCGCCGCGCTCAACACTGTGCCCGCCCGTGAACTCCGGCAGATGCGCAATGCGCATGACGACGGCCATCAAAACGAACATCCCCGCGAAGATGAGATACGGAATTTTGACCGAACCCGCACCGCTGTGCCCGGCGAAGTAGGTGAAAATGAGAAAGCCGCCGATGACGGGAGCAATAGTCGTGCCGAAGGAATTGAATCCCTGTGCGAGGTTCAAACGGCTCGATGCCGTTCTCTCGGCGCCCAGTATCGCGACATAGGGGTTGGCCGCAATCTGCAGGAGAGTGAATCCCAGGCCGAGTATGAACAGGGCGGAGAGGAAAAACCCGTACGACACCAGTTCCGCGGCGGGGTAGAAAAGCGCCGTGCCCAGCGCCGACAGCAGCAGTCCGATGATAATGCCATTTTTATAGCCCATGCGCCCGATCGGATCACCGCGCTTCATCGAAACGAGGAAGTACGCCAGGGAGCCGACGAAGTACGCGCCGAAAAATGAGAACTGCACAAACATCGCCTGCGTGTGATTCAGGGAAAAAACATCCTTCAGATACGGAATGAGGATGTCGTT
Proteins encoded in this region:
- a CDS encoding sugar MFS transporter, giving the protein MTEQAAPQTEEQTYRLPFMVVTGLFFLWGFITCMNDILIPYLKDVFSLNHTQAMFVQFSFFGAYFVGSLAYFLVSMKRGDPIGRMGYKNGIIIGLLLSALGTALFYPAAELVSYGFFLSALFILGLGFTLLQIAANPYVAILGAERTASSRLNLAQGFNSFGTTIAPVIGGFLIFTYFAGHSGAGSVKIPYLIFAGMFVLMAVVMRIAHLPEFTGGHSVERGAGALRHRHTVFGMIAIFMYVGAEVSIGSIMISYLGLQEIAGLAPAQASTYVAFYWGGLMIGRFLGAISLSGVRSEWKYAVMVAIPFAAFFIIAALKGWGIASVYSIFLVTGLIGFFVGQGRPAHTLMLFALIAVVLLAITLLSTGSVAMWTVIGVGLFNSIMWSNIFTLAIAKLGKDTSQASSLLVMAIVGGAILPVLQGVAADTFGVHASFVVPMAAYGYIAWYGWRGYRVTTYD